The nucleotide sequence GTGCTTTCGCAAATCTCCTTCCCACCATCCGTGAAGGGCGGGGATACAGATGCAAACGAGCACATGAAAAGTAAAGAACGTGACAATGACGCTATGCTTTTCCACCAGTCCGTAAAAGATCGTGAGTGTCGCAGCAAATCCATACACAATCAACAGTAGCATCGTTCGTTTTCGCGCCATTTACGAATAGCTCCTTTTGGGCGTAATGGCCGCAGTATTGCGTTAGTTTGTCCGTTATATAGGCGAAGAATACCCACAAAGACAATAAATATACAAGCGTTTGCATGAATGCTATACTAGAGAAATCGCTTTTTATCAACTGAATGGATCTGTTCAAATTTTTACCTATCTAACGAATGTTTGGAGTGGCTCTCATGTTATGGCGTAATCGTACCTTTCTGCTTTTAATGAGCGGAGAGATCGTCGCGGGAGCGGGCATGTGGATTTCGATTATTGCCAATCTTTCGTTCATGCAGAAACTCGTTCCTTCTGATACGGTGAAGGGCTTGATTCTGATGTGTGGATTGGTGGTCAGCATCCTCCTCGCCCCTAAAGCGGGTGTGGTAATCGACATGTACGACAAAGGCAGGATCATGCTATTTGCCAGCCTGGTCCGAACACTCAGCCCAGTCTTCATGTTCCCAGCTCTTGCAAACGATTCTCTTCTGTGGATGATTGTATCTTTGATCGTGATGCAATGCTCTGCTGCGTTTTATTTTCCAACCGTACAGGCTTCCTTGCCAGCCATCCTTTCCCAGGACGAGTTACTCAAGGCGAACAGCGCATATTTAAATATCTCTACCCTCTCGCGCATTGGAGGAACGGCAATCGGTGGAATACTCGTTGCGTCCATGGACTTGTCCATGCTGTATGTGTGCTCCATCATCGCGTACGCTGTACTCGCTGTCGTCACGCTCTTTCTCCGCATTCCGCCAGTCACTTCTCGGAAGATTCAGGAAAAAGTGGAGTTTCGCGAAGTACTGACAATCTCGCGACAGGATCCAGCCTTGTTTGTCGGATTGATTAATAACGGGTTGATCACCTTATTCCTCGGCGGTGTGAACCTGATGATCTTGAACTTTAGCGAGCTGCAACAGGAACCGCAGCTCATGGGATGGATCTATGCAGCAGAAGGAATCAGCATTTTGATTGGGGGGCTCTTGGCAAAACGTTGGATAGGCCGCAGAAACCTCGTGGCAGCGTCCACCATCATGCTCTTTTTCTTCGCGCTGTCCCAGTTCGGCATGTCATTCGCCGATAACAAATTCATGGTACTTGCTTCCTTCTCGGTGTTCGGATTTGTCGTTGCTTTCTTCTTCCCTGTCACGGCAACGATTTTCCAGAAGCGCCTGCCTCCACACCAGCAAGGGCGATTCTTTTCTTTCAAAAGCATGCTGGATCGTGGATTCTTCTTGTTGGCTCTTGCGATTACAGGAGTTGGGCTGGACCTTCTCGGCATTAGCGGTTACCTCCTCTTCATCGGCTCGGTGACATTGCTCTTTGGCTTGTTGACTTTCTTCTACAGTAAAAAGCATAAGCTGGATGTACGGTCCCACGATGAAGCAGCTGCCTAGTAGTGGAAACGTACCATGACAAACGCTTTCCCATAGACCATACTTTGGTGTACACTAGTGGAAGTATGTTGAACACTTATGGAGGCGTTTTTCCATGCAGATCCTTTCCTCTCCCATTTT is from Brevibacillus brevis and encodes:
- a CDS encoding MFS transporter, giving the protein MLWRNRTFLLLMSGEIVAGAGMWISIIANLSFMQKLVPSDTVKGLILMCGLVVSILLAPKAGVVIDMYDKGRIMLFASLVRTLSPVFMFPALANDSLLWMIVSLIVMQCSAAFYFPTVQASLPAILSQDELLKANSAYLNISTLSRIGGTAIGGILVASMDLSMLYVCSIIAYAVLAVVTLFLRIPPVTSRKIQEKVEFREVLTISRQDPALFVGLINNGLITLFLGGVNLMILNFSELQQEPQLMGWIYAAEGISILIGGLLAKRWIGRRNLVAASTIMLFFFALSQFGMSFADNKFMVLASFSVFGFVVAFFFPVTATIFQKRLPPHQQGRFFSFKSMLDRGFFLLALAITGVGLDLLGISGYLLFIGSVTLLFGLLTFFYSKKHKLDVRSHDEAAA